TATGTTAAATATCTTTAACGGCGAGCTGATTGATAACTGGAGCGGGCTTAGCGACCTTAGAAATTCATCTATAAGGCACATTGATGATGAGAAATTTTGCGAAGATCCGCTTAGAGTTTTGCGCGCTGTTCAGTTTGCATCAAGGCTCAATTTTAAAATCTCTCAAAAAACATTAGAGCTTATGAAAACTCTTGATCTGTCCTGGCTTAGTAAAGATAGGATAGCTTGTGAACTACTTAAATTTTTTAAAGCAAAACATCTTGAAGTCGGCACATTTTACCTTTACGAGCTTGGACTTTTTGATAAGTTGTTTAACCTTAAAATTTCACGAGACGAGCTTGATGATTTTTGCAAAAAGCTGCAAAACGCACGTAAATTTATAGATAGTTCAAGGCTATTTTTGTATCTTTTATCTAATGAATTTTCTTTAAATTTGACGCAAATTTTAAAAGAATTAAAGTTGCCTAAAATTTATGAAAAGATATTAAAAGAGCCGTTTTATAAGGATCAGCCGAGTGATTTTGAGCTTTTGCAAATCGCGCAAAATTTACCACTTAAGCAGTGGCTCGGCTGCTATAGCCAAAAGCGTGTCGATAGGGCTAAAAAGCTAGGTTATTACGACGAACAATTAGAGATAAAGAT
This is a stretch of genomic DNA from Campylobacter sp. RM6914. It encodes these proteins:
- a CDS encoding CCA tRNA nucleotidyltransferase is translated as MLKTGLKIYQNKALDEVREILAPHTSRAYLVGGCVRDSILGREIYDYDIEVYDISPDKFDNIMQDVGASGVGKSYFIYKFKEFDLGLPRTENKTGLRHTDFEVSYCNDEKAASQRRDFSINALMLNIFNGELIDNWSGLSDLRNSSIRHIDDEKFCEDPLRVLRAVQFASRLNFKISQKTLELMKTLDLSWLSKDRIACELLKFFKAKHLEVGTFYLYELGLFDKLFNLKISRDELDDFCKKLQNARKFIDSSRLFLYLLSNEFSLNLTQILKELKLPKIYEKILKEPFYKDQPSDFELLQIAQNLPLKQWLGCYSQKRVDRAKKLGYYDEQLEIKIDAASIIQQGFTGKAVGEQIELKKNEEIEKILAEKGLNKSKFDKIQD